The following coding sequences are from one Primulina eburnea isolate SZY01 chromosome 15, ASM2296580v1, whole genome shotgun sequence window:
- the LOC140814720 gene encoding uncharacterized protein isoform X3 has translation MLGSLNIEPMEFCPTCANMLLYELPHMERPARFFCPTCPYICQIENKVKIKRHLRLAKRPIDPIFSKDDNKSFNTTSAVACPECNHKEAYFTQVQTRSADEPMTLFYNCKKCNHTWRED, from the exons ATGCTCGG TAGTCTGAATATTGAACCGATGGAGTTCTGCCCAACATGTGCGAATATGCTGCTTTATGAGTTGCCTCACATGGAACGGCCAGCCAGATTCTTCTGCCcaacatgtccttatatatgTCAAATAGAGAACAAG GTTAAGATAAAGAGACACCTTCGCTTGGCTAAGAGGCCAATCGATCCCATTTTCTCCAAAGACGATAACAAGAGTTTCAACACCACCTCAG CGGTTGCCTGCCCAGAATGCAATCACAAGGAAGCTTATTTCACCCAAGTGCAAACCAGGTCAGCTGATGAACCAATGACCTTATTTTACAACTGCAAGAAATGCAATCACACTTGGAGGGAAGACTAG
- the LOC140814639 gene encoding AAA-ATPase At2g46620-like, with the protein MFPLKLLFIFFSILCSIFLLRLFLHRSGLIYAVRRFAGWFEDRFHVHQHLKVPEFNDSTHQENQLYRRVSLYVNSLASLEDSDFTNLFSGKKPNDIVLSLDDDQVIFDTFLGARVSWLNRVQRDAANQVVTRSFVLKIRRKDKRRVLKPYLQQIHAVSDDIEQRRKELKIYNNCGGRWKSVPFNHPASFDSMVMDSDLKSKIRYDLETFLKSKQYYHKIGRVWRRNYLLCGPSGTGKSSFIAAVANLLGYDVFNVHLSQVRDDADLNMLLLHTTCKSLIVIEHLDRYFSEKSKVSSSGFLNFMDGISNFQDERIMIFTMNTKEGIDSNLLRPGRIDVCIHFPMCDFNSFKDLACNYLGVKEHKLFPQVEEIFQSGATMSPAEIGELMLANRNSPSRALKSVITALKTASSPAELTYASEDGGAAAHWKETVPKEFRKLYGFLRMKSCKKPGSFDHDDADMIERRTVILNE; encoded by the coding sequence atgttTCCACTAAAATTGTTGTTCATATTCTTCTCGATTCTATGCTCGATCTTTCTTCTTCGATTGTTCCTGCATCGGAGTGGTCTGATATACGCAGTAAGGAGATTTGCGGGCTGGTTCGAAGATCGGTTCCATGTACACCAGCACTTGAAAGTTCCGGAGTTCAACGATTCCACCCACCAGGAGAACCAACTTTACCGACGGGTTTCTCTGTACGTCAATTCTTTGGCTTCCTTGGAAGATTCCGATTTCACCAATCTCTTCTCCGGGAAGAAGCCGAACGATATTGTTTTGTCGCTCGACGATGATCAGGTGATTTTCGATACTTTTCTCGGAGCCAGGGTTTCATGGCTCAACAGAGTCCAGAGGGATGCTGCGAACCAGGTGGTTACCAGGAGTTTTGTGCTGAAAATCAGGAGAAAGGATAAGCGCAGAGTTCTAAAACCTTATCTGCAGCAGATTCATGCGGTTTCTGATGATATCGAGCAGCGGAGGAAGGAATTGAAGATCTATAATAACTGTGGAGGTAGGTGGAAATCTGTTCCGTTCAATCATCCCGCTAGTTTTGATTCGATGGTTATGGATTCGGATTTGAAAAGCAAGATACGGTATGATTTGGAGACGTTTCTCAAGTCCAAGCAGTATTACCATAAGATAGGCCGCGTTTGGAGGCGCAACTATCTCCTGTGCGGTCCTTCCGGCACCGGGAAATCCAGTTTCATAGCTGCTGTAGCGAATTTGCTGGGTTACGACGTGTTTAACGTCCATTTGTCACAGGTGCGGGATGATGCTGATCTGAATATGCTTCTGTTACATACTACGTGTAAATCTCTGATCGTGATCGAACACTTGGATCGTTACTTTTCGGAGAAGTCGAAGGTCTCGTCGTCTGGTTTCCTGAATTTTATGGATGGGATATCGAATTTTCAAGATGAGAGGATCATGATTTTCACCATGAATACCAAAGAGGGGATTGATTCCAACTTGTTGAGGCCTGGAAGAATCGACGTCTGCATCCATTTCCCGATGTGCgactttaattctttcaaagaTTTAGCGTGTAATTATTTAGGAGTCAAAGAACACAAACTGTTCCCCCAAGTGGAGGAGATTTTCCAGAGCGGCGCCACCATGAGCCCGGCGGAGATCGGCGAGTTGATGCTGGCGAACAGGAACTCTCCGAGCCGCGCGTTGAAGTCGGTTATCACAGCCTTGAAAACGGCATCATCACCGGCGGAGCTGACTTATGCTTCGGAAGATGGTGGTGCCGCCGCTCACTGGAAGGAGACCGTGCCTAAAGAGTTTCGGAAGTTGTACGGTTTTCTAAGGATGAAAAGCTGCAAGAAACCTGGATCGTTTGATCACGACGATGCCGATATGATCGAACGGCGAACAGTTATTTTGAATGAATAA
- the LOC140814720 gene encoding uncharacterized protein isoform X2, whose amino-acid sequence MLGSSLNIEPMEFCPTCANMLLYELPHMERPARFFCPTCPYICQIENKVKIKRHLRLAKRPIDPIFSKDDNKSFNTTSAVACPECNHKEAYFTQVQTRSADEPMTLFYNCKKCNHTWRED is encoded by the exons ATGCTCGG CAGTAGTCTGAATATTGAACCGATGGAGTTCTGCCCAACATGTGCGAATATGCTGCTTTATGAGTTGCCTCACATGGAACGGCCAGCCAGATTCTTCTGCCcaacatgtccttatatatgTCAAATAGAGAACAAG GTTAAGATAAAGAGACACCTTCGCTTGGCTAAGAGGCCAATCGATCCCATTTTCTCCAAAGACGATAACAAGAGTTTCAACACCACCTCAG CGGTTGCCTGCCCAGAATGCAATCACAAGGAAGCTTATTTCACCCAAGTGCAAACCAGGTCAGCTGATGAACCAATGACCTTATTTTACAACTGCAAGAAATGCAATCACACTTGGAGGGAAGACTAG
- the LOC140814149 gene encoding calcium-binding protein KIC-like, translated as MESKGDRGTEYEDLLDVMVEKLDVDKFVGELCGGFQLLADPTKGLITPESLQNKCKLLGLEEEDAEAMVREGDLDGDGALNQMEFCVLMVRLSPGIMQNADVWLEKAIQAHFQPTASSS; from the coding sequence ATGGAAAGCAAAGGTGATCGAGGGACAGAATATGAAGACTTGTTGGATGTGATGGTGGAAAAGTTGGACGTGGATAAGTTTGTTGGCGAGCTCTGCGGGGGTTTCCAGCTCCTGGCGGACCCGACGAAAGGGTTGATCACTCCAGAGAGTCTGCAGAACAAGTGTAAACTGTTGGGACTGGAAGAAGAAGATGCGGAGGCCATGGTGCGAGAAGGTGACTTGGATGGAGATGGCGCGCTTAACCAGATGGAGTTCTGCGTTCTTATGGTCAGGCTCAGCCCAGGGATCATGCAAAATGCGGACGTATGGCTTGAAAAAGCCATTCAAGCTCACTTCCAGCCAACTGCGTCGTCTTCATAG
- the LOC140814806 gene encoding aluminum-activated malate transporter 10-like, with product MVKESAASGGLEWRINMQDGSSKVLVPERVPRTRVCGALQGFFMGFLFNLWGFILKAWNIGLNDPKKFIHCIKVGLALCLVSVFYYMRPLYRGVGGNAMWAVMTVVVVFEYNVGATLCKCVNRAIGTCLAGALGVGVHWIASQSGHRFEPIILQLSVFLLAAAATFSRFIPSVKARFDYGAMIFILTFSLVSVSGYRVEKLFELAHHRLSTIMIGTSICIITTMLFFPVWAGSELHNLIRNNMEKLADSLDGCLVDYFGNDANADNTKNEAPKKILLGSKCVLGSKATEESLANFARWEPAHGGFSFGHPWKEYLKVGASLRSCAYCIEALNGSINSDAKAPDVLKAHFSKFCLRLSSSSALVIKELSTVINTMKKSTKISLIVQEMNNAVEELQNALKSFSEQSTASLTVPKLEESDNGAGDTIASPALVQIVPLVTVSSLLMEIAARTEKIAEAVNSLANKAEFKVESDEIMKNQCNSRTQKF from the exons ATGGTCAAAGAAAGTGCGGCAAGCGGAGGATTGGAATGGAGAATTAACATGCAGGATGGATCATCGAAGGTTCTAGTACCCGAACGCGTGCCACGAACCAGAGTTTGTGGAGCATTACAAGGATTTTTTATGGGATTTTTGTTCAACTTATGGGGATTCATTCTAAAGGCTTGGAACATAGGATTGAACGACCCTAAGAAGTTCATTCATTGCATTAAAGTAGGGCTGGCTCTTTGTTTGGTGTCAGTTTTTTACTACATGAGGCCATTGTATCGTGGAGTTGGAGGAAATGCCATGTGGGCTGTTATGACTGTGGTGGTTGTGTTCGAATACAACGTCG GTGCAACATTATGCAAATGTGTGAATAGAGCAATTGGAACTTGCTTGGCAGGAGCACTAGGAGTTGGCGTTCATTGGATAGCTAGTCAGTCGGGACATAGATTTGAACCCATAATCCTCCAACTCTCAGTTTTCCTCTTAG CTGCTGCAGCAACTTTCTCTAGATTCATTCCGTCGGTCAAAGCACGTTTCGACTATGGGGCCATGATCTTTATCCTCACCTTTAGCCTAGTCTCGGTTTCAGGCTATCGTGTGGAGAAACTGTTCGAGCTGGCTCACCACAGATTATCCACCATTATGATAGGGACCTCCATCTGCATCATCACAACCATGCTTTTTTTCCCCGTGTGGGCCGGAAGTGAGCTTCACAACCTTATCAGAAACAACATGGAGAAGCTTGCTGATTCCTTGGATg GATGTCTAGTGGACTATTTCGGCAACGATGCGAATGCTGATAATACCAAGAACGAAGCTCCCAAAAAGATTTTGCTAGGCTCCAAATGCGTGCTTGGTTCTAAGGCTACCGAAGAATCCTTG GCTAATTTTGCCAGATGGGAGCCTGCGCATGGAGGCTTCAGTTTTGGACATCCATGGAAAGAGTACCTGAAGGTTGGAGCTTCACTGAGAAGCTGTGCTTACTGCATTGAAGCCCTTAATGGTAGCATCAATTCAGATGCCAAG GCTCCGGATGTCCTCAAAGCTCATTTCAGCAAGTTCTGCTTAAGATTAAGCTCTAGTTCCGCATTAGTAATAAAAGAACTATCCACGGTTATCAATACAATGAAAAAATCAACAAAGATCTCTCTAATAGTTCAAGAAATGAACAACGCCGTTGAAGAACTTCAAAATGCCTTGAAATCTTTCTCTGAACAATCGACTGCATCATTAACTGTACCGAAACTCGAAGAGTCTGATAATGGCGCAGGAGATACGATTGCAAGTCCTGCCCTTGTACAAATTGTACCATTAGTCACGGTATCATCCTTACTCATGGAGATTGCAGCAAGAACGGAAAAGATTGCCGAGGCAGTAAATTCACTGGCCAACAAGGCGGAGTTCAAAGTTGAAAGCGATGAAATCATGAAAAATCAATGCAACTCCAGAACCCAAAAGTTTTAA
- the LOC140814720 gene encoding uncharacterized protein isoform X4 — protein sequence MEFCPTCANMLLYELPHMERPARFFCPTCPYICQIENKVKIKRHLRLAKRPIDPIFSKDDNKSFNTTSAVACPECNHKEAYFTQVQTRSADEPMTLFYNCKKCNHTWRED from the exons ATGGAGTTCTGCCCAACATGTGCGAATATGCTGCTTTATGAGTTGCCTCACATGGAACGGCCAGCCAGATTCTTCTGCCcaacatgtccttatatatgTCAAATAGAGAACAAG GTTAAGATAAAGAGACACCTTCGCTTGGCTAAGAGGCCAATCGATCCCATTTTCTCCAAAGACGATAACAAGAGTTTCAACACCACCTCAG CGGTTGCCTGCCCAGAATGCAATCACAAGGAAGCTTATTTCACCCAAGTGCAAACCAGGTCAGCTGATGAACCAATGACCTTATTTTACAACTGCAAGAAATGCAATCACACTTGGAGGGAAGACTAG
- the LOC140814720 gene encoding uncharacterized protein isoform X1 encodes MFLFIHPIKKKSQLFFTRFSHFFSDLMVGTIFQCYVDLHIFAHVCSSLNIEPMEFCPTCANMLLYELPHMERPARFFCPTCPYICQIENKVKIKRHLRLAKRPIDPIFSKDDNKSFNTTSAVACPECNHKEAYFTQVQTRSADEPMTLFYNCKKCNHTWRED; translated from the exons ATGTTTCTATTTATACatccaattaaaaaaaaatcccaaTTGTTCTTCACGCGATTTTCGCATTTCTTCTCTG ATTTGATGGTCGGCACAATCTTCCAGTGTTACGTAGATCTACATATCTTCGCGCACGTCTG CAGTAGTCTGAATATTGAACCGATGGAGTTCTGCCCAACATGTGCGAATATGCTGCTTTATGAGTTGCCTCACATGGAACGGCCAGCCAGATTCTTCTGCCcaacatgtccttatatatgTCAAATAGAGAACAAG GTTAAGATAAAGAGACACCTTCGCTTGGCTAAGAGGCCAATCGATCCCATTTTCTCCAAAGACGATAACAAGAGTTTCAACACCACCTCAG CGGTTGCCTGCCCAGAATGCAATCACAAGGAAGCTTATTTCACCCAAGTGCAAACCAGGTCAGCTGATGAACCAATGACCTTATTTTACAACTGCAAGAAATGCAATCACACTTGGAGGGAAGACTAG